One genomic window of Branchiostoma floridae strain S238N-H82 chromosome 4, Bfl_VNyyK, whole genome shotgun sequence includes the following:
- the LOC118413215 gene encoding uncharacterized protein LOC118413215, with the protein MGASNSKHGTIRQRPGERKSPDRMDLIMEDACIALHLRVKQKVMKMSNLPTAVRDKHISIFLENLTSSKEFFQWELYQALRSRLSVKYWVRLHTKLFKDSSESLDITVRRMNRPELTAVVEIRKAPVNDRLTLKKDLGRLSYLIATGKVERGYLVVYGTFPKGFQPPVLMIDKDKIPRLASLEDNAQQTYSDDYLDRSKVSVTEDTDWSKVAERETVAAGVAKFSMDLPGVVKLQPEKFRIRVYRMVHRPRDGGEDVDDVTNPPDVTEGVTSAVATSTPRKAGEPSEGAGDDVMSTPRKMELALRVGTPVDDATSTPRSLESPQVPAMGFTAEERQEFRRVGLDLSPRKETSPCIVTHEPEIEIISESDGEADSKL; encoded by the coding sequence ATGGGCGCTTCCAACAGCAAACACGGCACCATCCGGCAGAGACCCGGAGAGAGGAAGTCCCCGGACAGGATGGATCTCATCATGGAGGACGCCTGCATCGCCTTACACCTCAGGGTCAAGCAGAAGGTGATGAAGATGTCAAATCTCCCCACCGCCGTGAGGGACAAACACATCAGCATCTTCCTGGAGAACCTGACCAGCAGTAAGGAGTTTTTCCAGTGGGAGCTGTACCAGGCGTTGCGGAGTCGACTTTCCGTAAAGTACTGGGTCAGGCTGCACACCAAGTTATTCAAGGACAGTAGCGAGAGCCTTGATATCACTGTTCGGCGTATGAACCGGCCGGAGCTAACTGCAGTGGTGGAAATACGCAAGGCTCCGGTCAACGATCGCCTAACGCTTAAGAAAGACCTGGGTCGTTTGAGCTACCTGATAGCGACAGGGAAGGTGGAGAGGGGGTATCTGGTCGTGTACGGGACATTCCCCAAGGGGTTCCAGCCGCCCGTGCTCATGATAGACAAGGACAAAATCCCCCGTTTGGCCAGTCTGGAGGACAACGCACAACAAACGTACAGTGACGACTACCTagacaggtcaaaggtcagcgtGACGGAGGACACCGATTGGTCGAAAGTTGCGGAGAGGGAGACGGTGGCCGCGGGCGTGGCCAAGTTCTCCATGGACCTCCCGGGAGTCGTCAAACTCCAGCCGGAGAAGTTCCGCATCCGCGTCTACCGCATGGTGCACCGGCCGCGGGACGGCGGGGAAGACGTGGACGACGTCACAAATCCTCCTGACGTCACGGAAGGGGTTACGTCAGCAGTGGCCACGTCAACCCCGCGAAAAGCTGGTGAACCTTCGGAAGGCGCGGGAGATGACGTGATGTCGACCCCGCGGAAAATGGAGCTAGCGCTGAGAGTTGGGACTCCCGTAGATGACGCCACGTCCACGCCGCGAAGCCTGGAGTCCCCGCAGGTGCCCGCGATGGGCTTCACGGCGGAGGAGCGGCAGGAGTTCAGGAGAGTGGGGCTGGACCTGTCTCCGCGGAAGGAGACAAGCCCCTGCATTGTAACCCACGAGCCGGAAATCGAGATCATCTCAGAATCTGACGGCGAGGCAGATTCCAAGCTTTag
- the LOC118413029 gene encoding thyroid transcription factor 1-associated protein 26 homolog has product MASQGAKFSVSPSKGAFVAGKMELCFFVLLWITSGLLELFFRPVKAGQGFADRRKKKVMYEYRKLLNKERKKKGGTTTTGSAGSAGEEEGYSEQKGDGNTQGKGQEQKRFKKKPTVTAFSKQQQEFKKKQAEKEQRIKEAEQRKEDRIKAAAKHNKERWKRHVQLGKVNKKGQPVMANRIEFLLNKIQKEASSS; this is encoded by the exons ATGGCGTCCCAGGGAGCAAAATTTTCCGTTTCTCCCTCGAAAGGGGCGTTTGTAGCAGGCAAAATGGAGCTTTGTTTTTTTGTGCTGCTGTGGATAACCTCGGGGCTTCTGGAGCTGTTTTTTCGCCCCGTCAAGGCAG GCCAAGGATTTGcagacaggagaaagaagaaggtGATGTATGAATACAGGAAGCTGCTGAACAAGGAGAGGAAGAAAAAGggaggaacaacaacaacaggatcagcaggatcagcaggggAGGAGGAGGGGTACTCAGAACAAAAGGGAGATGGTAACACACAGGGAAAAGGGCAGGAACAGaaaag attCAAGAAGAAGCCTACAGTCACAGCATTCAGTAAACAGCAGCAAGAGTTCAAGAAGAAACAAGCAGAAAAAGAACAGAGAATAAAG GAAGCTGAGCAGAGAAAGGAAGATAGAATCAAAGCAGCAGCCAAACACAACAAGGAGAGGTGGAAGAGACATGTCCAACTGGGAAAGGTCAACAAGAAAGGGCAGCCTGTTATGGCTAACAGGATAGAGTTTCTACTTAATAAGATACAGAAGGAAGCCTCATCATCTTAG